One Brassica napus cultivar Da-Ae chromosome C2, Da-Ae, whole genome shotgun sequence DNA window includes the following coding sequences:
- the LOC125581767 gene encoding uncharacterized protein LOC125581767 has protein sequence MCEEGDSASSNSLTVEQLNNLVLEAVPKKKGRYVGLARSTGGASSSSSAHYPLVDELMEQIKTKDTEIEFLKQDNAEIRVELQQNRMTMEENNVLTQTLLQKFRTRFSEDF, from the exons ATGTGTGAAGAAGGCGATTCTGCATCTTCCAACTCCTTAACCGTAGAGCAACTCAACAACCTTGTTCTCGAG GCtgttccaaagaaaaagggcCGTTATGTTGGATTGGCTCGTTCGACCGGaggggcttcttcttcttcttcagctcacTATCCACTCGTTGATGAGCTTATGGAGCAGATTAAGACCAAGGATACGGAGATTGAGTTCCTGAAGCAAGACAATGCTGAAATCCGGGTTGAGCTGCAGCAAAACCGAATGACTATGGAGGAAAACAATGTTCTCACCCAGACCTTGTTGCAGAAATTTAGGACCCGATTCAGTGAAGACTTTtag